In Halobacillus amylolyticus, the following proteins share a genomic window:
- the glmU gene encoding bifunctional UDP-N-acetylglucosamine diphosphorylase/glucosamine-1-phosphate N-acetyltransferase GlmU, with amino-acid sequence MTNKYAVVLAAGQGTRMKSKLYKVLHPVCGKPMVQHVVDQLNKLELNELITVVGFGAEKVQDQLGEHSHYVVQEEQLGTGHAVLQTDHILADKKGTTVVACGDTPLLTEETLQKMMDHHEATQAKATILTAHAENPHGYGRVIRGGNGQVERIVEQKDASQDEQAVQEINTGTYCFDNEFLFKALKGVSNNNSQGEYYLPDVIQILQNQDEIVSAYQTTDFSESLGVNDRVALAQAEKLMKQRINEMHMKKGVTLVDSDNTYIGPDVKIGQDVIVYPGSMIEGETTIEDDAVVGPHSMIKDCHIGAETVIKQSVATNSRIGARVKIGPFAHIRPESSLGDDVKVGNFVEIKKAVFGEGSKASHLSYVGDADVGSGVNIGCGTITVNYDGNNKFMTTIEDDAFIGCNSNLVAPVTVGKGAYVAAGSTINKDVPAEALSIARSRQTNKEGYASKLNSNKKD; translated from the coding sequence ATGACCAATAAATATGCGGTAGTGTTAGCAGCTGGACAAGGAACCCGTATGAAGTCAAAACTCTACAAAGTTTTGCACCCCGTATGTGGAAAGCCGATGGTACAGCATGTTGTGGACCAGTTAAATAAATTAGAATTAAATGAGTTAATTACAGTTGTTGGTTTTGGTGCAGAAAAAGTTCAGGATCAACTTGGTGAACATAGTCATTATGTCGTGCAAGAAGAGCAGTTAGGGACGGGTCACGCTGTACTTCAGACGGATCATATTCTTGCAGATAAAAAAGGAACAACAGTGGTGGCTTGTGGAGATACGCCGTTATTGACTGAAGAGACGCTGCAAAAGATGATGGATCATCATGAAGCTACTCAAGCGAAGGCAACAATCTTGACTGCACATGCTGAGAACCCTCACGGTTATGGCCGTGTGATTCGTGGTGGAAATGGTCAGGTGGAGCGTATTGTTGAGCAAAAGGATGCTTCCCAAGACGAACAAGCTGTTCAGGAAATTAATACAGGTACATATTGCTTCGATAATGAATTCTTGTTCAAAGCGTTAAAGGGTGTTTCGAACAATAATTCCCAGGGAGAATATTACCTGCCAGATGTGATCCAAATTCTTCAGAATCAAGACGAAATAGTTAGTGCATACCAAACAACAGACTTTTCAGAGTCGCTCGGTGTAAACGATCGTGTGGCATTAGCTCAAGCAGAGAAGCTCATGAAACAGCGCATCAATGAAATGCATATGAAAAAGGGCGTAACGTTAGTGGATTCCGACAACACGTACATTGGCCCTGATGTAAAAATAGGTCAAGACGTGATTGTATATCCAGGCTCTATGATCGAAGGCGAAACGACCATTGAAGATGATGCAGTAGTTGGTCCACACTCAATGATCAAAGATTGCCACATCGGTGCGGAAACAGTAATTAAGCAAAGTGTGGCAACAAACAGCCGAATTGGTGCTCGTGTAAAAATCGGCCCCTTTGCCCACATCCGCCCTGAATCATCTCTTGGTGATGATGTAAAGGTCGGTAATTTTGTAGAAATTAAGAAAGCTGTATTTGGGGAAGGAAGTAAAGCCTCCCATTTAAGCTACGTTGGTGATGCCGATGTGGGGAGCGGAGTAAACATTGGTTGTGGTACAATTACAGTGAACTATGATGGCAACAATAAATTTATGACTACAATCGAGGACGATGCCTTTATTGGCTGTAACTCTAACCTCGTTGCACCTGTCACTGTAGGTAAGGGCGCCTATGTAGCAGCTGGTTCTACAATAAATAAAGATGTTCCTGCTGAGGCACTGTCGATTGCCAGATCACGCCAGACAAATAAAGAAGGCTATGCAAGTAAATTAAATTCTAATAAAAAAGACTAA
- the spoVG gene encoding septation regulator SpoVG gives MEVTDVRLRRVNTEGRMRAIASITLDQEFVVHDIRVIDGNNGLFVAMPSKRTPDGEFRDIAHPINSGTRGKIQDAVLSEYHKAGEVDTEVEYEEAGAS, from the coding sequence ATGGAAGTAACTGACGTAAGACTGCGACGCGTTAATACCGAAGGAAGAATGCGAGCAATTGCTTCTATTACCTTAGATCAGGAGTTTGTTGTCCATGACATTCGGGTGATTGATGGCAACAACGGTCTTTTTGTGGCCATGCCTAGCAAACGGACACCTGACGGGGAATTTAGGGATATTGCCCATCCAATCAATTCAGGCACGCGTGGGAAAATTCAAGATGCTGTACTTAGCGAGTACCACAAAGCCGGTGAAGTTGATACGGAAGTAGAATATGAAGAGGCAGGAGCATCTTGA